The nucleotide window AAGTAGATTCCCAGCCCACTTTGGCCGAAATTCAATTTGATTCAGTACGGGGAGCAGATGCTTACCGCATCATCGCAGCTACTTCGGATGGTATCACCGTGTTTGATCAGACGGTATCTGACCTCGCTAGTCTTCCCTATATCAGCAACCTCGTTCCAGGAACCATTCATAGCATTTCGGTAACGGCAATGAATGAAAGCGGAGCAGGCGGTAGCAGTAGAACTGGATTTCTCACATTGCCGGCAGTGCCCGGTGAGTTTATGGCGGTTCAGATTCGGGAGCATGATATTTCATTAACGTGGGAGACGGTGACTTCTGCAACGTATTATGATCTTTCACGCGATGGAACAGCTATATATGAAGGAGAGCAGACGGAGTATCTGGACTCGGGTCTGGATAGCGGAACGGAGTACAGCTATGCGTTAATTGCCGGAAATGAGACAGGACCAGGGCCGTTGGCAGGATTACCTTTGCTCAAGACGTTACCTGGGCAGGTGTCCGGCTTACAGGTATCAGATGCTTCAACAGCGAGCCTTCGTCTGAATTGGGAAGCAGTACGAGGAGCTGATCGTTATGAATTATGGTTGAATGGAGAGAAGTCGGGAACGGTTCCTGCCGGAACCCAAGAATGGGTCTTTGCGGGACTGAGTTCAGGAACATCATATCAACTGGATGTTCAAGCGGTGAACGGAAGTGGGCAAGGTGTGCGAAGTTCAGTATCAGGAACAACACGACCGGAGAGCCCGTCGGGACTTCACGTTGTTCAAGTAACTGAACAGGGAGGGATCTTGAGCTGGGAGCCTGTCGTTGGGGCAACAAAATATCGGGTGGTCATCGATGGGCAGAGTCGTGAGATATCAGATACACAACTTGCAGTCAACCATCTGACAAGCAGTCGTGAATATACCTATGAAGTACATGCAGGCAATGCTGCTGGGTACGGTGCATCAAACAGTAGTACAATTCTTACGCTACCCAGCAGGCCGGAAGGACTGAATGTCACATCGACTGGTGAAACGAGTATGGGACTTGCATGGCAAGCTGTAGATACGGCAAATCTCTATATTGTGAAAATCAATGGAACAGAAGTGGGCAGAACATCAGAACTGGTCTACACGGTTGAGGGATTATTGCCAGGTACAGAGTACGCTTTGGAAGTTCAAGCTACGAATGCTTCTGGTCCAGGTGAGACAGCGCAGCTCATCCGATTGTCTAAACCTGTGTCGCCTGCCGAAGTACTTGTTGATCCAGGAGTACATCATGCAAAAGTTTCCTGGTCTGTCGTGGAAGGTGCCGCTGAATACGTGATTGAGCAGAATGGCAAGAAGATCTATAGAGGAATGGAGAATGAAGCGACGATTACAGGGCTCCAGGATGGAACGTGGCATCGCTATCAACTATGGGCTGTCAACAGACAGGGGACTCGATCTGAAGCGACGGATGTATCCTTGCTGACTTTGCCTGAGAAACCCGTTAAGCTTGCGGTATATGATGTGACAAAAAACAGCCTGGGTCTGGATTTTAGCAATACAGGTGCTCAAGGGGCAGATCATTATATTATTGAAAGAGATGGAAGAGAAATCGCTCAGATGGATTCGAGTGAGACGCTGTTCGTAGACAAAGATCTATCCCCAGGAACGAAATACACTTACGTGATTCGGGCAGTCAATGGGAGTGGAACGAGTGCGCCGCTTACTTTCAGTGTAATGACTCAAACGTTGCCACTGGTTGCAGATGATATCACGGTGAAAGTTGGAACACATACGTTGGATATGGCTTGGGATGCTGTAAAAGGAGCGGCTGCTTATGAAATTCACAATCAGGTAACGGGAGAGGTACAGAGCGTATCTGACCAGTCTGTACATCTCAAAAGTATGCTGGATGGCACAGTGTATGAATTCGAACTCGTTGCCATTAACGAAGATGGTCATCGGTCGGAGCCCATTCAAATTCAGGTTTTAACGAAACCCATCGCGCCTCAGACGGCAGGTATAGCCTACATCACAGATCAGTCGGCGGTACTTGACCTGACGGGAAGCTCCACACGGGGAGCAGAGCAATTCATCATTATGAGGGATGGCGTGCAAGTCGCGAGGATTCCAGCAGATCAAGCTTCATTTGAAGATCATGGACTAACAGCAGGAGAAACATACACGTATACCATCAAAACATCCAATGCAGCGGGGGAGAGTGATTCCGGTTTTGAAGTTCAATTGCGGACATTGCCTGCGACCATTATTGAACCTATACATCCAAGCATGATTGGGGAAAAGGAAGGATTAATCTCTTGGCCAAAGGTACAAGGTGCGGAGGGATATACGATACGTATCGGAGATCAGATCATCACCACGATTGAAGAAGAGGATATCACAGAGATGAGATTAACCCATCTGGCGAGTGCGACCCGATATGATCAGGTGCAGGTTATTCCTTATAATACGGCTGGTTCAGGAAGCCCAATGACTGTGACCGCTTTTTACACTCTACCTCATGTTGATTCACTGGAAATGAAGATATATCCGGAGACAGATCACGTTAAATTGGAATGGGACTTTCCTTATGTGAACGAAACATTCGTTGTAATGCTAGATGGTACTGAAGTATACCGCGGCAAACAAAGAGAGTTTATTTTAAATCAACTGGATGCAGGCAATCGGTATCAAATTGAAATCTACACGGAAAATGATCAGGGAGAAGCGTCGGAGAAGCTGGCGTATTCCGTTCTGACCAAACCAGTAGCGCCTGTCAAAGTGGAGTATCATTCAGCGAAGGACCACATTCGTCTTTTATTGGAACAGAGCCGGGTCGAAGGCGCCGATCAGTTTATCATTGAGCGGGATGGTGTGGAGATTGCTCGTGTTCCGGCAGACGAACTGTTCTATGATGATGAGGGACTCGAACCAGGCGTGAACTATATTTATACGGTCAAGACCATGAATGCCTCGGGCAGTAGTGTTGGTGGTTATTACCTTCATGCCATGACTTTGCCCGGAAATGCTGCTTCATCTCCTGTAGTAGAGGGGCGTTCCATGTATGGTGCAGATATTGTGTGGGAGCTGATTCCTGGTGCTGCGGGTTATCGAGTTTATCGAAATGAAGAGCTTGTGGGAACAACAATGGAGACATCCATACATGTGTCTGAATTAAACAGTGCAGAGCGTTATGCTGACTTTGCAATCGTTCCATTTAATGAGGCAGGTGAGGGTGAGGCGCTTCAGGTTCCGGAATTCGAGACGTTGCCTTCCGAGGAACTTACAGTAGCAGCCATAGCGCAAGGTACTAATACGATTAAGCTAACTTGGGAACTGGAATCGATGAATGAAGTGATTGTGATTACCCATAAAGATCGTGAGATCTACCGTGGCACGGAGCGTAGTTATATATGGACGGGGCTGAATGCCGAGCAGCATTATGAGGTGGAAGTATGGACGGAGAATTCAGCAGGTGAAAAAAGTGAAAGCAATCGGGCAGCAGCTACGACTCTGCCGTATCCACCATCTACCTGGGGCGGTGGCAGTGTAGCACCAAATCCAACAGGTACTTCGGTCAAAGACGATGAGGTGAGTTCACTACCTGAACCCTCTGAGCAACCTAGCACAAAAAATATCAAATTTATCGATATCGGCCAAACGTTCAATAAAGACCAGATCACCTGGCTGGCAGAACAGAATATCATTCAAGGTGTAAGCGAAACTCACTTCGAACCGCGCCGTCCAATCACACGTGCAGAGTTCACCGCACTGATCGTACGATTGATGGGTGTGGACACATCAGCCAATGAGCAGCATGGATTTCATGATGTTAACGACGATGATTGGTTCGCTCCTGAGATCACGGCAGCAGTTCATCATGAGATGGTTCAAGGTATGGGGAATGGCAAATTCGCTCCGCATGCGCTGGTGACACGTGAACAGGCATCCAAGATTATAGCGAACGTTGTCCGTAAAATCAGACCGGAAAGGCTGACTTCCCCAAAAGTATTTACCGACCAGACTGATGTATCCGATTGGGCCAAAGAAGAAGTAGAGGAGCTTGCAGGTTTGTACATGATTACCGGATATGAAGACGGCAGCTTCCGCCCTATGCAGCACTTAAGCCGATCCGAAGCCGCAGCGCTGATCTTCCGCTTAAATAAGCTGATGCAAGTCATTACCGCTTGAATAGTTTTTAATGCTATAATAGGTTGCCAATATGATAAAAAAGGGTAATGAACAATGGTGATGAATAATGAATAATAAATTTATCCGGATATATGAAGATATTGCAGATCGTATTCGGACTGGAGAGATTGAGGCAGGTACGCTACTTCAATCGGAACTTGATCTATCGGAAAGTTATCAAACGTCTCGAGAGACTATTCGTAAAGCGCTGAAAATGTTGTACGAAGAAGGTTATATTCAGAAGATTCAAGGCAAGGGCTCGATTGTACTGGACATACGCAAGATCGATTTTCCCATCTCAGGTTTGGTTAGCTTCAAGGAATTAGCCAAAAAAATGGGGCATCGGGCTCAAACGTATGTGAAGGTTTTCGAGGAGCAAAAAGTAGATCAGGTGCTGCACAAGAAAATCAACTTTGGTCTGAATGAACAGGTCTGGGAGATCAGACGTGTGCGCAAAGTGGATGGAGAACACGTCATTCTGGACAAAGATTACATCAGCCAGCGTCTTGTTCCGGGTCTCAGCAAAGAGATCTGTAATGATTCCATCTATGAGTACATTGAACAGGAGTTGGGGCTTTCCATTTCGTTTGCCAAGAAAGAGATTTTGGTGGAAGAACCCACCGCTGAGGACAGGGAATTACTTGACCTTGAAGGTTTCCACAATGTAGTTGTGGTGAGGAGCCAAGTGTATCTGGAGGATGCTAGTCAATTTCAGTATACGGAGTCGAGACATCGACCGGACAAGTTCAGATTTGTAGATTTTGCACGTCGCAGATAAGTTAATCAAGATCAATCAGAGAGTACCTTTCACTGCATTATTCGGTGGATTGGTACTCTCTTTGGTTATGGGGAAATCCGAAGATCGTCCATCAAGAACCACTTAATGTCAATGTTCTTCCTTCATGCTGGAGCGTATGATCATCATATACACGAGGCCAAGGAGTGAGGGAATTGAATCACGTGACAGCGAAATCGAACGTACGCATATGGGAAGAAACCAGAGATATTCCAACCTATGGTACTGGTAAACCGGACAAAAATCCGATGTTTCTTGAAAAACGAATCTATCAGGGCAGTTCGGGTAAGGTGTACCCGCATCCAGTAATCGACAGCATTGAAGATGAGGCCAAAATGAAGTCGTATCGATTAATTATTCTCGAAAATGAATACGTTCGTATCGAGATGATGCCTGAATTGGGTGGACGGATCTATCGTGCGCTGGATCGGACCAACGAGTACGATTTTGTATATTATAACCGGGTGATTAAACCTGCACTTGTGGGTCTGGCAGGGCCATGGATTTCTGGCGGAATTGAATTCAACTGGCCACAGCATCATCGGCCGAACACGTTTGGTCCAGTCGATTATACATTTGACAGTAATGAAGATGGAAGCGCTACCTTATGGGTGGGTGAGATTGATCGTATGTATGGTACCAAAATGACCGCGGGCTTCACATTACATCCGGGTAAAGCCTATCTTGAAATCCATGCTGAGGTATACAATCGTACCAGTGCACCTCAAACTTTTCTCTGGTGGGCCAACCCGGCTGTAGCCGTCAACGATTACACGCAATCGGTGTTTCCACCTGATGTAACGGCTGTATTGGATCATGGCAAACGGGATGTATCCCGGTTTCCAATCGCAACTGGAACTTACTATAAGATGGACTATTCCGAAGGTGTGGATATCTCGCGATACAAAAACATACCGGTTCCAACATCCTACATGGCGTATAAGTCGGATTATAATTTCGTAGGCGGCTATGACCACGGAGTTCAGGCAGGTTTGTTGCATGTAGCCAATCACCATATTTCTCCGGGCAAGAAGCAATGGACTTGGGGGAACGGAGCATTCGGGCAAGCCTGGGATCGCCAGTTAACGGATGAGGATGGACCTTACATTGAATTAATGACCGGGATCTATACCGATAATCAGCCTGATTTTACGTGGTTACAGCCCTATGAAGCGAAATCATTTTCGCAGTATTTTATGCCGTATAAAGGAATTGGCATGGTCAAAAATGCAACGATTGATGCAGCGGTTAATCTGGAAATGGACGAAACGACCGGAATGGTAACCGTGATGGTATATGCGACGTCGGTTTTTGAACAAGTGACCATTGAAGTGATAGGATCAACCACGGTATATCTCCATGAGAGATGTGATATCTCACCTACGGAACTATATAAATCTTCATTCCCGTGGAGCGGACAAGATGAATGGCATCAGTTGAAGTTAAGTGTTCGAACTGCGGAAGGAAAAGTACTTGTAGCCTATCAGCCTGAACGTTCTGAGATTCAGGAAGTGCCCGATCCGGCGAAACCACTCCCACTACCATCCGAGATTCGTACGAATGAACAACTATATCTGGCTGGTCTTCATTTGGAGCAATATCGGCATGCGACGTATGAACCGGAACTTTATTATCTGGAAGGCTTGAAGCGAGATGCAACGGATATTCGTCTAAACATTGCGTATGGCACATTGCTGCTGCGAAGAGGATTGTTCCAAGCTGCAGAGAAGCATTTCAGACAGGCCGTTCAATCGCTGAACTGGAAAAATACGAATCCGTATGATAGTGAAGCATTTTACCAACTCGGTCTGAGTTTGAAATTACAGGGGAAACAGGAAGATGCCTACGCAGCACTGTATAAAGCCGTATGGTCTGCACAGTATCAGGATACGGGTTATTACATGCTTGCTCAGATCGATACGGGGCAACATCGCTACATCGAAGCTTTGGATCACATCGAACGTTCGCTGATTCGTAACACCAGAAATT belongs to Paenibacillus sp. FSL H8-0079 and includes:
- a CDS encoding fibronectin type III domain-containing protein; the protein is MKKSGKRVKKQAEQLTKVVLAFALLSPQALLLEWGAATVMAETVETIGVVADTSSMKAVQSSKVKVEMNSDGKYRIVLLPNTNVFYGGDTGNVSTIIDHNGSPVNFKTLPLNYYRINNNVIEMSRQKDNVEYILRVSIVNATSQGGYMKVELEAINRSGSALNLGGTFYWDTMVNGNDASPFEVIENGWRNYSGGVQVTAFYANTYNVVNADRIYMGQYSSPDSAQLTGGSSPSTFSPGQTVTASDTAAQFWWNAKATANQASRKFSTIVGIGPKNVPPSFTLTAPSSGQTYYKGEQLQISGTTRDTDVGDLLTVKWSIDGGSENILTQMTATGSNQSFNTNYTLPDTLPDGTHTLQVWVMDDKGGVSSAGTVNFTVRSFVVPGTPTYTLVNPNNLTVNWDKKANDASVTYELKNMTTNQIVDTGTSNSRQVTGLTPNTSYSFAVRAKNSSGSFTGYSSPSTKYTLANPPATAAVTQSGNSVTASWNNNSNPAGTQYKTEIVSPGGQVLASGTTTSTRTEFALTGLADGKYEVFVAALNGEGIQTPYISAGEMIKDTTGPTAPSVTVTPSTWTKEDVLVTVGEGKDALSGTQKTEVKVGPAGEWREYSAPFTVNSEGNTTVMARSIDAFGNTGQETAVTARVDRTAPTPPVISLNPTEWTKAAVIVTLTEGTDEASGIGLTQYKLGSEGEWIDYRTPFTLNKEGITEIYARSVDRAANVSASTSATARIDKTGPEQPTIILSEEDWTNEDVSFAIHSGEDTGSGLAKSQYRLNEQGPWLDYTGEVKVTDEGETIVYARSLDHVGNISTLAQATVRIDKTAPTDPVISISASGWSKEHVQFTIAGSVDERAISYEYSLNDAPYITGNTGTVSTNGATTIRARARDTVGNVSKEVSRIAYVDQIAPTITFTPNGHGWTDTDISTTIQYADAHSGIQELERFYQVTNSAESPDHWLEARSDEHKLSIESEGIWYIHAKTMDRAGNTYETTSSTYQIQRKPEQPSGVRMTQIGETSAELTVDLPTGERYTDGYQYEITNKTTGQSWTLDYPNHSIIDHSLSGGQVYEYEVRVRNHTGVSDAATANVLTTPAAPGTLHVRKVDSQPTLAEIQFDSVRGADAYRIIAATSDGITVFDQTVSDLASLPYISNLVPGTIHSISVTAMNESGAGGSSRTGFLTLPAVPGEFMAVQIREHDISLTWETVTSATYYDLSRDGTAIYEGEQTEYLDSGLDSGTEYSYALIAGNETGPGPLAGLPLLKTLPGQVSGLQVSDASTASLRLNWEAVRGADRYELWLNGEKSGTVPAGTQEWVFAGLSSGTSYQLDVQAVNGSGQGVRSSVSGTTRPESPSGLHVVQVTEQGGILSWEPVVGATKYRVVIDGQSREISDTQLAVNHLTSSREYTYEVHAGNAAGYGASNSSTILTLPSRPEGLNVTSTGETSMGLAWQAVDTANLYIVKINGTEVGRTSELVYTVEGLLPGTEYALEVQATNASGPGETAQLIRLSKPVSPAEVLVDPGVHHAKVSWSVVEGAAEYVIEQNGKKIYRGMENEATITGLQDGTWHRYQLWAVNRQGTRSEATDVSLLTLPEKPVKLAVYDVTKNSLGLDFSNTGAQGADHYIIERDGREIAQMDSSETLFVDKDLSPGTKYTYVIRAVNGSGTSAPLTFSVMTQTLPLVADDITVKVGTHTLDMAWDAVKGAAAYEIHNQVTGEVQSVSDQSVHLKSMLDGTVYEFELVAINEDGHRSEPIQIQVLTKPIAPQTAGIAYITDQSAVLDLTGSSTRGAEQFIIMRDGVQVARIPADQASFEDHGLTAGETYTYTIKTSNAAGESDSGFEVQLRTLPATIIEPIHPSMIGEKEGLISWPKVQGAEGYTIRIGDQIITTIEEEDITEMRLTHLASATRYDQVQVIPYNTAGSGSPMTVTAFYTLPHVDSLEMKIYPETDHVKLEWDFPYVNETFVVMLDGTEVYRGKQREFILNQLDAGNRYQIEIYTENDQGEASEKLAYSVLTKPVAPVKVEYHSAKDHIRLLLEQSRVEGADQFIIERDGVEIARVPADELFYDDEGLEPGVNYIYTVKTMNASGSSVGGYYLHAMTLPGNAASSPVVEGRSMYGADIVWELIPGAAGYRVYRNEELVGTTMETSIHVSELNSAERYADFAIVPFNEAGEGEALQVPEFETLPSEELTVAAIAQGTNTIKLTWELESMNEVIVITHKDREIYRGTERSYIWTGLNAEQHYEVEVWTENSAGEKSESNRAAATTLPYPPSTWGGGSVAPNPTGTSVKDDEVSSLPEPSEQPSTKNIKFIDIGQTFNKDQITWLAEQNIIQGVSETHFEPRRPITRAEFTALIVRLMGVDTSANEQHGFHDVNDDDWFAPEITAAVHHEMVQGMGNGKFAPHALVTREQASKIIANVVRKIRPERLTSPKVFTDQTDVSDWAKEEVEELAGLYMITGYEDGSFRPMQHLSRSEAAALIFRLNKLMQVITA
- the treR gene encoding trehalose operon repressor → MNNKFIRIYEDIADRIRTGEIEAGTLLQSELDLSESYQTSRETIRKALKMLYEEGYIQKIQGKGSIVLDIRKIDFPISGLVSFKELAKKMGHRAQTYVKVFEEQKVDQVLHKKINFGLNEQVWEIRRVRKVDGEHVILDKDYISQRLVPGLSKEICNDSIYEYIEQELGLSISFAKKEILVEEPTAEDRELLDLEGFHNVVVVRSQVYLEDASQFQYTESRHRPDKFRFVDFARRR
- a CDS encoding DUF5107 domain-containing protein, with protein sequence MNHVTAKSNVRIWEETRDIPTYGTGKPDKNPMFLEKRIYQGSSGKVYPHPVIDSIEDEAKMKSYRLIILENEYVRIEMMPELGGRIYRALDRTNEYDFVYYNRVIKPALVGLAGPWISGGIEFNWPQHHRPNTFGPVDYTFDSNEDGSATLWVGEIDRMYGTKMTAGFTLHPGKAYLEIHAEVYNRTSAPQTFLWWANPAVAVNDYTQSVFPPDVTAVLDHGKRDVSRFPIATGTYYKMDYSEGVDISRYKNIPVPTSYMAYKSDYNFVGGYDHGVQAGLLHVANHHISPGKKQWTWGNGAFGQAWDRQLTDEDGPYIELMTGIYTDNQPDFTWLQPYEAKSFSQYFMPYKGIGMVKNATIDAAVNLEMDETTGMVTVMVYATSVFEQVTIEVIGSTTVYLHERCDISPTELYKSSFPWSGQDEWHQLKLSVRTAEGKVLVAYQPERSEIQEVPDPAKPLPLPSEIRTNEQLYLAGLHLEQYRHATYEPELYYLEGLKRDATDIRLNIAYGTLLLRRGLFQAAEKHFRQAVQSLNWKNTNPYDSEAFYQLGLSLKLQGKQEDAYAALYKAVWSAQYQDTGYYMLAQIDTGQHRYIEALDHIERSLIRNTRNYKARHLKVALLRRIGQDKHAIQYARETLELDPVEFGAAHELVLIYSGATAPSEREQAEQAREHFHRLMRGDVYNYLNVAADYADSGLWEEALTVLSYVESEVSQQYPMVGYAEAYLYRQLGDVEQAREYQKQGKAAPTDYCFPNTLFEFLVLQDVLAVDSNDARAHYYLGNWLYDHKRYEEAITHWETSREEDATYSTVHRNLGLAYYNKLNRPDLALVSLEEAFRLDSQDARIFYELDQLRKKMGYSCERRIRLLEQHIELVHHRDDLYIEWVTLLNMQGSHQEAWDALQARRFHPWEGGEGKVTGQYVTALTELAKQNLEKQQPELALELLQKALVYPENLGEGKLEGAVDNPLYFYLGCAYQQLKNNQAAEENFHRASIGLNEPASAMFYNDQPPESIYYQGLAWQKLGNTKEANRRFNKLIDYAERHMQDHIRMDYFAVSLPDFLVFDDDLDQRNEEHCRYMRALGLLGLGRTDEAKDELERVLEKNPNHQGAIVHV